A stretch of the Pan troglodytes isolate AG18354 chromosome 20, NHGRI_mPanTro3-v2.0_pri, whole genome shotgun sequence genome encodes the following:
- the LTBP4 gene encoding latent-transforming growth factor beta-binding protein 4 isoform X14 gives MAGGVRLLWVSLLVLLAQLGPQPGLGRLGERLRVRFTPVVCGLRCVHGPTGSRCTPTCAPRNATSVDSGAPGGAAPGGPGFRAFLCPLICHNGGVCVKPDRCLCPPDFAGKFCQLHSSGARPPAPAIPGLTRSVYTMPLANHRDDEHGVASMVSVHVEHPQEASVVVHQVERVSGPWEEADAEAVARAEAAARAEAAAPYTVLAQSAPREDGYSDASGFGYCFRELRGGECASPLPGLRTQEVCCRGAGLAWGVHDCQLCSERLGNSERVSAPDGPCPTGFERVNGSCEDVDECATGGRCQHGECANTRGGYTCVCPDGFLLDSSRSSCISQHVISEAKGPCFRVLRDGGCSLPILRNITKQICCCSRVGKAWGRGCQLCPPFGSEGFREICPAGPGYHYSASDLRYNTRPLGQEPPRVSLSQPRTLPATSRPSAGFLPTHRLEPRPEPRPDPRPGPELPLPSIPAWTGPEIPESGPSSGMCQRNPQVCGPGRCISRPSGYTCACDSGFRLSPQGTRCIDVDECRRVPPPCAPGRCENSPGSFRCVCGPGFRAGPRAAECLDVDECHRVPPPCDLGRCENTPGSFLCVCPAGYQAAPHGASCQDVDECTQSPGLCGRGACKNLPGSFRCVCPAGFRGSACEEDVDECAQEPPPCGPGRCDNTAGSFHCACPAGFRSRGPGAPCQDVDECARSPPPCTYGRCENTEGSFQCVCPMGFQPNAAGSECEDVDECENHLACPGQECVNSPGSFQCRACPSGHHLHRGRCTDVDECSSGAPPCGPHGHCTNTEGSFRCSCAPGYRAPSGRPGPCADVNECLEGDFCFPHGECLNTDGSFACTCAPGYRPGPRGASCLDVDECSEEDLCQSGICTNTDGSFECICPPGHRAGPDLASCLDVDECRERGPALCGSQRCENSPGSYRCVRDCDPGYHAGPEGTCDDVDECQEYGPEICGAQRCENTPGSYRCTPACDPGYQPTPGGGCQDVDECRNRSFCGAHAVCQNLPGSFQCLCDQGYEGARDGRHCVDVNECETLQGVCGAALCENVEGSFLCVCPNSPEEFDPMTGRCVPPRTSAGTFPGSQPQAPASPVLPARPPPPPLPRRPSTPRQGPVGSGRRECYFDTAAPDACDNILARNVTWQECCCTVGEGWGSGCRIQQCPGTETDVDECQLFRDQVCKSGVCVNTAPGYSCYCSNGYYYHTQRLECIDNDECADEEPACEGGRCVNTVGSYHCTCEPPLVLDGSQRRCVSNESQSLDDNLGVCWQEVGADLVCSHPRLDRQATYTECCCLYGEAWGMDCALCPAQDSDDFEALCNVLRPPAYSPPRPGGFGLPYEYGPDLGPPYQGLPYGPELYPPPVLPYDPYPPPPGPFARREAPYGAPRFDMPDFEDDGGPYGESEAPAPPGPGTRWPYRSRDTRRSFPEPEEPPEGGSYAGSLSEPYEELETEECGILDGCTNGRCVRVPEGFTCRCFDGYRLDVTRMACVDINECDEAEAASPLCVNARCLNTDGSFRCICRPGFAPTHQPHHCAPARPRA, from the exons TCCTGTGTCCCTTGATCTGTCACAATGGCGGTGTGTGCGTGAAGCCTGACCGCTGCCTCTGTCCCCCGGACTTCGCTGGCAAGTTCTGCCAGTTGCACTCCTCGGGCGCCCGGCCCCCGGCCCCGGCTATACCAGGCCTCACCCGCTCCGTGTACACTATGCCACTGGCCAACCACCGCGACGACGAGCACG GCGTGGCATCTATGGTGAGCGTCCACGTGGAGCACCCGCAGGAGGCGTCGGTGGTGGTGCACCAGGTGGAGCGTGTGTCTGGCCCTTGGGAGGAGGCGGACGCTGAGGCGGTGGCGCGGGCGGAAGCGGCGGCGCGGGCGGAGGCGGCAGCGCCCTACACGGTGTTGGCACAGAGCGCGCCGCGGGAGGACGGCTACTCAGATGCCTCGGGCTTCGGTTACTGCTTTCGGGAGCTGCGCGGAGGCGAA TGCGCGTCCCCGCTGCCCGGGCTCCGGACGCAGGAAGTCTGCTGCCGAGGGGCCGGCTTGGCCTGGGGCGTTCACGACTGTCAGCTGTGCTCCGAGCGCCTGG GGAACTCCGAAAGAGTGAGCGCCCCAGATGGACCTTGTCCAACCGGCTTCGAAAGAGTTAATGGGTCCTGCGAAG ATGTGGATGAGTGCGCGACTGGCGGGCGCTGCCAGCACGGCGAGTGTGCAAACACGCGCGGCGGGTACACGTGTGTGTGCCCCGACGGCTTTCTGCTCGACTCGTCCCGCAGCAGCTGCATCT CCCAACACGTGATCTCAGAGGCCAAAGGGCCCTGCTTCCGCGTGCTCCGCGACGGCGGCTGTTCGCTGCCCATTCTGCGGAACATCACTAAACAGATCTGCTGCTGCAGCCGCGTAGGCAAGGCCTGGGGCCGGGGCTGCCAGCTCTGCCCACCCTTCGGCTCAG AGGGTTTCCGGGAGATCTGCCCGGCTGGCCCTGGTTACCACTACTCAGCCTCCGACCTCCGCTACAACACCAGACCCCTGGGCCAGGAGCCACCCCGAGTGTCACTCAGCCAGCCTCGTACCCTGCCAGCCACCTCTCGGCCATCTGCAG GCTTTCTGCCCACCCATCGCCTGGAGCCCCGGCCTGAACCCCGGCCCGATCCCCGGCCCGGCCCTGAGCTTCCCTTGCCCAGCATCCCTGCCTGGACTGGTCCTGAGATTCCTGAATCAG GTCCCTCCTCCGGCATGTGTCAGCGCAACCCCCAGGTCTGCGGCCCAGGACGCTGCATTTCCCGGCCCAGCGGCTACACCTGCGCTTGCGACTCTGGCTTCCGGCTCAGCCCCCAGGGCACCCGATGCATTG ATGTGGACGAATGTCGCCGCGTGCCCCCGCCCTGTGCTCCCGGGCGCTGCGAGAACTCACCAGGCAGCTTCCGCTGCGTGTGCGGCCCGGGCTTCCGAGCCGGCCCACGGGCTGCGGAATGCCTGG ATGTGGACGAGTGCCACCGCGTGCCGCCGCCGTGTGACCTCGGGCGCTGCGAGAACACGCCAGGCAGCTTCCTGTGCGTGTGCCCCGCCGGGTACCAGGCTGCACCGCACGGAGCCAGCTGCCAGG ATGTGGATGAATGCACCCAGAGCCCAGGCCTGTGTGGCCGAGGGGCCTGCAAGAACCTGCCTGGCTCTTTCCGCTGTGTTTGCCCGGCTGGCTTCCGGGGCTCGGCGTGTGAAGAGGATGTGGATGAGTGTGCCCAGGAGCCACCGCCCTGCGGGCCCGGCCGCTGTGACAACACAGCAGGCTCCTTTCACTGTGCCTGCCCTGCTGGCTTCCGCTCCCGAGGGCCCGGGGCCCCCTGCCAAG ATGTGGATGAGTGTGCCCGAAGCCCCCCACCCTGCACCTACGGCCGGTGTGAGAACACAGAAGGCAGCTTCCAGTGTGTCTGCCCCATGGGCTTTCAACCCAATGCTGCTGGCTCCGAGTGCGAGG ATGTGGATGAGTGTGAGAACCACCTCGCATGCCCTGGGCAGGAGTGTGTGAACTCGCCCGGCTCCTTCCAGTGCAGGGCCTGTCCTTCTGGCCACCACCTGCACCGTGGCAGATGCACTG atGTGGACGAATGCAGTTCGGGTGCCCCTCCCTGTGGTCCCCACGGCCACTGCACTAACACCGAAGGCTCCTTCCGCTGCAGCTGCGCGCCAGGCTACCGGGCGCCGTCGGGTCGGCCCGGGCCCTGCGCAG ACGTGAACGAGTGCCTGGAGGGCGATTTCTGCTTCCCTCACGGCGAGTGCCTCAACACTGACGGCTCCTTTGCCTGTACTTGTGCCCCTGGCTACCGACCCGGACCCCGCGGAGCCTCTTGCCTCG ACGTTGACGAGTGCAGCGAGGAGGACCTTTGCCAGAGCGGCATCTGTACCAACACCGACGGCTCCTTCGAGTGCATCTGTCCTCCGGGACACCGCGCCGGCCCGGACCTCGCCTCCTGCCTCG ACGTGGACGAATGTCGCGAGCGAGGCCCAGCCCTGTGCGGGTCGCAGCGCTGTGAGAACTCTCCCGGCTCCTACCGCTGTGTCCGGGACTGCGATCCTGGGTACCACGCGGGCCCCGAGGGCACCTGTGACG ATGTGGATGAGTGCCAAGAATATGGTCCCGAGATTTGTGGAGCCCAGCGTTGTGAGAACACCCCTGGCTCCTACCGCTGCACACCAGCCTGTGACCCTGGCTATCAGCCCACGCCAGGGGGCGGATGCCAGG ATGTGGACGAATGCCGGAACCGGTCCTTCTGCGGTGCCCACGCCGTGTGCCAGAACCTGCCCGGCTCCTTCCAGTGCCTCTGTGACCAGGGTTACGAGGGGGCACGGGATGGGCGTCACTGCGTGG ATGTGAACGAGTGTGAAACACTACAGGGTGTATGTGGAGCTGCCCTGTGTGAAAATGTCGAAGGCTCCTTCCTCTGTGTCTGCCCCAACAGCCCGGAGGAGTTTGACCCCATGACTGGACGCTGTGTTCCCCCACGAACTTCTGCTG GCACGTTCCCAGGCTCGCAGCCCCAGGCACCTGCTAGCCCCGTTCTGCCCGCCAGGCCACCTCCGCCACCCCTGCCCCGCCGACCCAGCACACCTAGGCAGGGCCCTGTGGGGAGCGGGCGCCGGGAGTGCTACTTTGACACAGCGGCCCCGGATGCATGTGACAACATCCTGGCTCGGAATGTGACGTGGCAGGAGTGCTGCTGTACTGTGGGTGAGGGCTGGGGCAGCGGCTGCCGCATCCAGCAGTGCCCGGGCACCGAGACAG ACGTGGACGAATGTCAGCTCTTCCGAGACCAGGTGTGCAAGAGTGGCGTGTGCGTGAACACGGCCCCGGGCTACTCATGCTATTGCAGCAACGGCTACTACTACCACACACAGCGGCTGGAGTGCATCG ATAATGACGAATGCGCCGATGAGGAACCGGCCTGTGAGGGCGGCCGCTGTGTCAACACTGTGGGCTCTTATCACTGTACCTGCGAGCCCCCACTGGTGCTGGATGGCTCGCAGCGCCGCTGCGTCTCCAACGAGAGCCAGAGCCTCG ATGACAATCTGGGAGTGTGCTGGCAGGAAGTGGGGGCTGACCTCGTGTGCAGCCACCCTCGGCTGGACCGTCAGGCCACCTACACAGAGTGCTGCTGCCTGTATGGAGAGGCCTGGGGCATGGACTGCGCCCTCTGCCCTGCGCAGGACTCAG ATGACTTCGAGGCCCTGTGCAATGTGCTACGCCCCCCGGCATATAGCCCCCCACGACCAGGTGGCTTTGGACTCCCCTACGAGTACGGCCCAGACTTAGGTCCACCTTACCAGGGCCTCCCATATGGGCCTGAGTTGTACCCACCACCTGTGCTACCCTACGACCCCTACCCACCGCCACCTGGGCCCTTCGCCCGCCGGGAGGCTCCTTACGGGGCACCCCGCTTCGACATGCCAGACTTTGAGGACGATGGTGGCCCCTATGGCGAATCTGAGGCTCCTGCGCCACCTGGCCCGGGCACCCGCTGGCCCTATCGGTCCCGGGACACCCGCCGCTCCTTCCCAGAGCCCGAGGAGCCTCCTGAAGGTGGAAGCTATGCTG GTTCCCTGTCTGAGCCCTACGAGGAGCTGGAGACGGAGGAGTGCGGGATCCTGGACGGCTGCACCAACGGCCGCTGCGTGCGCGTCCCCGAAGGCTTCACCTGCCGTTGCTTCGACGGCTACCGCCTGGACGTGACCCGCATGGCCTGCGTTG ACATCAACGAGTGTGATGAGGCCGAGGCTGCCTCCCCGCTGTGCGTCAACGCGCGCTGCCTCAACACGGATGGCTCCTTCCGCTGCATCTGCCGCCCGGGATTCGCACCCACGCACCAGCCGCACCACTGTGCGCCCGCACGGCCCCGGGCCTGA
- the LTBP4 gene encoding latent-transforming growth factor beta-binding protein 4 isoform X30 — protein sequence MGDVKALLFVAAARARRLGGAAASESLAVSEAFCRVRSCQPKKCAGPQRCLNPVPTVPSPSPSVRKRQVSLNWQPLTLQEARALLKRRRPRGPGGRGLLRRRPPQRAPAGKALVLCPLICHNGGVCVKPDRCLCPPDFAGKFCQLHSSGARPPAPAIPGLTRSVYTMPLANHRDDEHGVASMVSVHVEHPQEASVVVHQVERVSGPWEEADAEAVARAEAAARAEAAAPYTVLAQSAPREDGYSDASGFGYCFRELRGGECASPLPGLRTQEVCCRGAGLAWGVHDCQLCSERLGNSERVSAPDGPCPTGFERVNGSCEDVDECATGGRCQHGECANTRGGYTCVCPDGFLLDSSRSSCISQHVISEAKGPCFRVLRDGGCSLPILRNITKQICCCSRVGKAWGRGCQLCPPFGSEGFREICPAGPGYHYSASDLRYNTRPLGQEPPRVSLSQPRTLPATSRPSAGFLPTHRLEPRPEPRPDPRPGPELPLPSIPAWTGPEIPESGPSSGMCQRNPQVCGPGRCISRPSGYTCACDSGFRLSPQGTRCIDVDECRRVPPPCAPGRCENSPGSFRCVCGPGFRAGPRAAECLDVDECHRVPPPCDLGRCENTPGSFLCVCPAGYQAAPHGASCQDVDECTQSPGLCGRGACKNLPGSFRCVCPAGFRGSACEEDVDECAQEPPPCGPGRCDNTAGSFHCACPAGFRSRGPGAPCQDVDECARSPPPCTYGRCENTEGSFQCVCPMGFQPNAAGSECEDVDECENHLACPGQECVNSPGSFQCRACPSGHHLHRGRCTDVDECSSGAPPCGPHGHCTNTEGSFRCSCAPGYRAPSGRPGPCADVNECLEGDFCFPHGECLNTDGSFACTCAPGYRPGPRGASCLDVDECSEEDLCQSGICTNTDGSFECICPPGHRAGPDLASCLDVDECRERGPALCGSQRCENSPGSYRCVRDCDPGYHAGPEGTCDDVDECQEYGPEICGAQRCENTPGSYRCTPACDPGYQPTPGGGCQDVDECRNRSFCGAHAVCQNLPGSFQCLCDQGYEGARDGRHCVDVNECETLQGVCGAALCENVEGSFLCVCPNSPEEFDPMTGRCVPPRTSAGTFPGSQPQAPASPVLPARPPPPPLPRRPSTPRQGPVGSGRRECYFDTAAPDACDNILARNVTWQECCCTVGEGWGSGCRIQQCPGTETAEYQSLCPHGRGYLAPSGDLSLRRDVDECQLFRDQVCKSGVCVNTAPGYSCYCSNGYYYHTQRLECIDNDECADEEPACEGGRCVNTVGSYHCTCEPPLVLDGSQRRCVSNESQSLDDNLGVCWQEVGADLVCSHPRLDRQATYTECCCLYGEAWGMDCALCPAQDSDDFEALCNVLRPPAYSPPRPGGFGLPYEYGPDLGPPYQGLPYGPELYPPPVLPYDPYPPPPGPFARREAPYGAPRFDMPDFEDDGGPYGESEAPAPPGPGTRWPYRSRDTRRSFPEPEEPPEGGSYAGSLSEPYEELETEECGILDGCTNGRCVRVPEGFTCRCFDGYRLDVTRMACVDINECDEAEAASPLCVNARCLNTDGSFRCICRPGFAPTHQPHHCAPARPRA from the exons TCCTGTGTCCCTTGATCTGTCACAATGGCGGTGTGTGCGTGAAGCCTGACCGCTGCCTCTGTCCCCCGGACTTCGCTGGCAAGTTCTGCCAGTTGCACTCCTCGGGCGCCCGGCCCCCGGCCCCGGCTATACCAGGCCTCACCCGCTCCGTGTACACTATGCCACTGGCCAACCACCGCGACGACGAGCACG GCGTGGCATCTATGGTGAGCGTCCACGTGGAGCACCCGCAGGAGGCGTCGGTGGTGGTGCACCAGGTGGAGCGTGTGTCTGGCCCTTGGGAGGAGGCGGACGCTGAGGCGGTGGCGCGGGCGGAAGCGGCGGCGCGGGCGGAGGCGGCAGCGCCCTACACGGTGTTGGCACAGAGCGCGCCGCGGGAGGACGGCTACTCAGATGCCTCGGGCTTCGGTTACTGCTTTCGGGAGCTGCGCGGAGGCGAA TGCGCGTCCCCGCTGCCCGGGCTCCGGACGCAGGAAGTCTGCTGCCGAGGGGCCGGCTTGGCCTGGGGCGTTCACGACTGTCAGCTGTGCTCCGAGCGCCTGG GGAACTCCGAAAGAGTGAGCGCCCCAGATGGACCTTGTCCAACCGGCTTCGAAAGAGTTAATGGGTCCTGCGAAG ATGTGGATGAGTGCGCGACTGGCGGGCGCTGCCAGCACGGCGAGTGTGCAAACACGCGCGGCGGGTACACGTGTGTGTGCCCCGACGGCTTTCTGCTCGACTCGTCCCGCAGCAGCTGCATCT CCCAACACGTGATCTCAGAGGCCAAAGGGCCCTGCTTCCGCGTGCTCCGCGACGGCGGCTGTTCGCTGCCCATTCTGCGGAACATCACTAAACAGATCTGCTGCTGCAGCCGCGTAGGCAAGGCCTGGGGCCGGGGCTGCCAGCTCTGCCCACCCTTCGGCTCAG AGGGTTTCCGGGAGATCTGCCCGGCTGGCCCTGGTTACCACTACTCAGCCTCCGACCTCCGCTACAACACCAGACCCCTGGGCCAGGAGCCACCCCGAGTGTCACTCAGCCAGCCTCGTACCCTGCCAGCCACCTCTCGGCCATCTGCAG GCTTTCTGCCCACCCATCGCCTGGAGCCCCGGCCTGAACCCCGGCCCGATCCCCGGCCCGGCCCTGAGCTTCCCTTGCCCAGCATCCCTGCCTGGACTGGTCCTGAGATTCCTGAATCAG GTCCCTCCTCCGGCATGTGTCAGCGCAACCCCCAGGTCTGCGGCCCAGGACGCTGCATTTCCCGGCCCAGCGGCTACACCTGCGCTTGCGACTCTGGCTTCCGGCTCAGCCCCCAGGGCACCCGATGCATTG ATGTGGACGAATGTCGCCGCGTGCCCCCGCCCTGTGCTCCCGGGCGCTGCGAGAACTCACCAGGCAGCTTCCGCTGCGTGTGCGGCCCGGGCTTCCGAGCCGGCCCACGGGCTGCGGAATGCCTGG ATGTGGACGAGTGCCACCGCGTGCCGCCGCCGTGTGACCTCGGGCGCTGCGAGAACACGCCAGGCAGCTTCCTGTGCGTGTGCCCCGCCGGGTACCAGGCTGCACCGCACGGAGCCAGCTGCCAGG ATGTGGATGAATGCACCCAGAGCCCAGGCCTGTGTGGCCGAGGGGCCTGCAAGAACCTGCCTGGCTCTTTCCGCTGTGTTTGCCCGGCTGGCTTCCGGGGCTCGGCGTGTGAAGAGGATGTGGATGAGTGTGCCCAGGAGCCACCGCCCTGCGGGCCCGGCCGCTGTGACAACACAGCAGGCTCCTTTCACTGTGCCTGCCCTGCTGGCTTCCGCTCCCGAGGGCCCGGGGCCCCCTGCCAAG ATGTGGATGAGTGTGCCCGAAGCCCCCCACCCTGCACCTACGGCCGGTGTGAGAACACAGAAGGCAGCTTCCAGTGTGTCTGCCCCATGGGCTTTCAACCCAATGCTGCTGGCTCCGAGTGCGAGG ATGTGGATGAGTGTGAGAACCACCTCGCATGCCCTGGGCAGGAGTGTGTGAACTCGCCCGGCTCCTTCCAGTGCAGGGCCTGTCCTTCTGGCCACCACCTGCACCGTGGCAGATGCACTG atGTGGACGAATGCAGTTCGGGTGCCCCTCCCTGTGGTCCCCACGGCCACTGCACTAACACCGAAGGCTCCTTCCGCTGCAGCTGCGCGCCAGGCTACCGGGCGCCGTCGGGTCGGCCCGGGCCCTGCGCAG ACGTGAACGAGTGCCTGGAGGGCGATTTCTGCTTCCCTCACGGCGAGTGCCTCAACACTGACGGCTCCTTTGCCTGTACTTGTGCCCCTGGCTACCGACCCGGACCCCGCGGAGCCTCTTGCCTCG ACGTTGACGAGTGCAGCGAGGAGGACCTTTGCCAGAGCGGCATCTGTACCAACACCGACGGCTCCTTCGAGTGCATCTGTCCTCCGGGACACCGCGCCGGCCCGGACCTCGCCTCCTGCCTCG ACGTGGACGAATGTCGCGAGCGAGGCCCAGCCCTGTGCGGGTCGCAGCGCTGTGAGAACTCTCCCGGCTCCTACCGCTGTGTCCGGGACTGCGATCCTGGGTACCACGCGGGCCCCGAGGGCACCTGTGACG ATGTGGATGAGTGCCAAGAATATGGTCCCGAGATTTGTGGAGCCCAGCGTTGTGAGAACACCCCTGGCTCCTACCGCTGCACACCAGCCTGTGACCCTGGCTATCAGCCCACGCCAGGGGGCGGATGCCAGG ATGTGGACGAATGCCGGAACCGGTCCTTCTGCGGTGCCCACGCCGTGTGCCAGAACCTGCCCGGCTCCTTCCAGTGCCTCTGTGACCAGGGTTACGAGGGGGCACGGGATGGGCGTCACTGCGTGG ATGTGAACGAGTGTGAAACACTACAGGGTGTATGTGGAGCTGCCCTGTGTGAAAATGTCGAAGGCTCCTTCCTCTGTGTCTGCCCCAACAGCCCGGAGGAGTTTGACCCCATGACTGGACGCTGTGTTCCCCCACGAACTTCTGCTG GCACGTTCCCAGGCTCGCAGCCCCAGGCACCTGCTAGCCCCGTTCTGCCCGCCAGGCCACCTCCGCCACCCCTGCCCCGCCGACCCAGCACACCTAGGCAGGGCCCTGTGGGGAGCGGGCGCCGGGAGTGCTACTTTGACACAGCGGCCCCGGATGCATGTGACAACATCCTGGCTCGGAATGTGACGTGGCAGGAGTGCTGCTGTACTGTGGGTGAGGGCTGGGGCAGCGGCTGCCGCATCCAGCAGTGCCCGGGCACCGAGACAG CTGAGTACCAGTCATTGTGCCCTCACGGCCGGGGCTACCTGGCGCCCAGTGGAGACCTGAGCCTCCGGAGAG ACGTGGACGAATGTCAGCTCTTCCGAGACCAGGTGTGCAAGAGTGGCGTGTGCGTGAACACGGCCCCGGGCTACTCATGCTATTGCAGCAACGGCTACTACTACCACACACAGCGGCTGGAGTGCATCG ATAATGACGAATGCGCCGATGAGGAACCGGCCTGTGAGGGCGGCCGCTGTGTCAACACTGTGGGCTCTTATCACTGTACCTGCGAGCCCCCACTGGTGCTGGATGGCTCGCAGCGCCGCTGCGTCTCCAACGAGAGCCAGAGCCTCG ATGACAATCTGGGAGTGTGCTGGCAGGAAGTGGGGGCTGACCTCGTGTGCAGCCACCCTCGGCTGGACCGTCAGGCCACCTACACAGAGTGCTGCTGCCTGTATGGAGAGGCCTGGGGCATGGACTGCGCCCTCTGCCCTGCGCAGGACTCAG ATGACTTCGAGGCCCTGTGCAATGTGCTACGCCCCCCGGCATATAGCCCCCCACGACCAGGTGGCTTTGGACTCCCCTACGAGTACGGCCCAGACTTAGGTCCACCTTACCAGGGCCTCCCATATGGGCCTGAGTTGTACCCACCACCTGTGCTACCCTACGACCCCTACCCACCGCCACCTGGGCCCTTCGCCCGCCGGGAGGCTCCTTACGGGGCACCCCGCTTCGACATGCCAGACTTTGAGGACGATGGTGGCCCCTATGGCGAATCTGAGGCTCCTGCGCCACCTGGCCCGGGCACCCGCTGGCCCTATCGGTCCCGGGACACCCGCCGCTCCTTCCCAGAGCCCGAGGAGCCTCCTGAAGGTGGAAGCTATGCTG GTTCCCTGTCTGAGCCCTACGAGGAGCTGGAGACGGAGGAGTGCGGGATCCTGGACGGCTGCACCAACGGCCGCTGCGTGCGCGTCCCCGAAGGCTTCACCTGCCGTTGCTTCGACGGCTACCGCCTGGACGTGACCCGCATGGCCTGCGTTG ACATCAACGAGTGTGATGAGGCCGAGGCTGCCTCCCCGCTGTGCGTCAACGCGCGCTGCCTCAACACGGATGGCTCCTTCCGCTGCATCTGCCGCCCGGGATTCGCACCCACGCACCAGCCGCACCACTGTGCGCCCGCACGGCCCCGGGCCTGA